The following DNA comes from Labrus mixtus chromosome 8, fLabMix1.1, whole genome shotgun sequence.
ACCAAGATATTTGTAGGTCTTTGTGATAACAAGATCTTGGCTTGCAAAGCTGATGGGATAAGtgaatgtaatacattttctggGAGAGTGAAAGTACATACACtcagttttctttacattgaTGGTCAAATTATTATTCTTCAACCAGTCATGTAAGAACTGAAGATCAGATGATAATTTGGAatttatttactttgaaaaagtaATGGTCCAAGAATGCTGCCTTGTGGAACACTCTTATCACAGACTAAAGGTTGGGATGTTGCACGATCAATTTTGACAACTTGCGAGCTGTTtctcagaaaagaagaaaacatttcaaccaCAGATGGAGACAGTTTAAATGAATGAAGTTTGTTAAGCAGGATTTGATGGTTCACTGTGTCAAAAGCTTTAcgaaaatcaataaaaatagcTCCAGTGATGTGACCTTTCATTAAGAGACTCACGTATTTGTTCAGTGAGAAGTAGTAATGCCGACATGGTTGATCGTTTAGCGCGAAAACCATGTTGGCAGTCACTGAGCCAGTTGTTAGTTTCAAAGTAAGAACTTAGCTGGTTATATAAGGCTTTTTGAAGCAACTTAGACATAACTGGAAGTATTGCTAGAGGTATGTAGTTTGAAACAAGAGTAGATCATGAGATTCAAAAATTGGCGTGATTTGTGATATTTTCCAGTTAGAGGGAAAGATAGAAAGCCTGATACAGAGATTGATTAAATGCTGAAAAAGGGGTACTAGGCTACCAGCATGAGTCTTTAGAAAGAAGAGAAGGCATGAGCGGTATTTAATGAGTGCAGTATTTCTGTCACCTCATTCTGAGAGATCTCAGAAAGTGTGAACTGACAGGAGTTCTTTGACAGGTGATACAAAGTACAGTCATTGAAAGCTCACTTTTCTGAGCCTGAGATAAGAGGACCCTGTAGAGAAATCTACAAGTTgagattctttttcttttcattttcatcagtgATGACCTTAAGAGTCAGTCATAATGCCTTTTGGTTGGTAGCAGATTGGGTAATTAACTGTTGAAAAATAGACTGCGTTAGCCTTACACAGTTCAgtagtacatttatttttaatttgtatgaaATTATTTTTGCTCTCAGGTGTTCGACTTAACCTATACATTTTCAGGAGAGTAGTCTTCTGTTTTAGGAGTTGAAATAATTCAGAATTTATCCATGGTAATTTACTCTGCCTAGGTCGAACCTTGCTGGAAGTGGTATATTTATTCTGTATTGTCTGAAGTTTAGTGTGGAATTGTGCTAGAATTTATTCTGGATTTTCCAGCGACTGCTCATCATTCCACTCAATGGCACTAAAGTCAGCATTGAACTGAAGTAGTTTTGAAATTGGTATTTTTGATACAGAGTGGGGGGGATGGGTTTTTGTAGATTTTAGAGTTTTCCTAATTGCGTAGATAAGCAAATGATCTGAAATAGCCGCATATATTACACCAGACAGAGTCTGAGGAGAACGCTATAGAAATTTAAGTTTAGTGTGGTCAGGAGCAGCCACATTTCCttctttattcaaaggaaagtATCTGAATCTGAGCTTATCACCAGTGGTCTCCTCCGTCTCTGTACTGCTGAGCACGTTGAATGTGTTGTCCATGGCCTCCAGCTGCATGATGTACACTGTTTGGGGACAGGGAGTTGagctatgttcccacagccctatgttcccacagctcTATTTaaccacatttctaagatttttctcaaaattaggccctatgttcccacatttcccaTATTTCTAAAATTTTTCTCAAAATTaaaccctatgttcccacatttctaggacattttcaaaattaggtATTGTGTTCttacatttcccttcaatttaagccctatcctcccacaagattttttggaagcactttatagtaaatgaatgaatgaatgaatgagtaattttattttgatcagcagcagcagaaattgTCACAACCACAATcattacaagaaaaaataaaataggctGACCGGAAGCTAGTCAATGcgaggcctctgtgctacttagtttagtttgtttatttaaaaggacaatgtgcacttacattaaatgtttgcaataaacaaagagatgggcgcaccagatttagctaaaagctacattccatctgtagtccattgctactggataataAGTTGGGTGTAATTagctaccaaattgggagaaagggggctaaatctgatacaaatttatgaaaaaggaaatgtgggaacataggcacgctcccccTGCAGTACATTAGTGTGTAGATTTAGACAGCCTGAGGTTGGTGATGAAATAACTcagtgcagagtcaggtgtgtgtgtgtgtgtgtgcgcgtgtgtgcgtgtgtatgtgtgtatgtgtgtgtgagaccatTTGTTGGAAAGTTATACAGGCTCTTGGGCTACTTGTATCTTATTTTTGGGGCTAGATTCTTCGAATGCCTACGAGGGCCTTCCAGGTGGATTGCCAGATTTTTAACAGGTCCATGGTGTGCACCTCACGTCTGTGGGACACtcattaaattattttacatcACAACTCAGCATCAACTTTTTCCCCTGTGGTCAATAATAAACCTGTTACATAAACTTGCCTAAAACCGCTGTCAATATTTAATGTGgtacatttgaaaaacattagCATTAAACATTTACCGAtttaatttggatttttttttaatccatgcCCCAAGATTGAACTTGTTGTGTGTCATCAGCCTGCACTCATTTACAGTGAATggtcctgaatatttcctgctgcgttcatgCATCAGCTCAGCCCGACTTCTTGTAAAGTACCGGTACTTAGGTCCCTAGCAGGAAAAATTATAAGTAAAGTTGAAGTGAATCTGCATCTTGAATCTGCATCTTGAAGctcaaactgaaaatgttggGAAATTTGTGTGAAAGAGGCAATTGATATCTACATGCTTATATTTTATGCTAGGATTATGAAATACCTATCTCAAGGTGTGTGCAGGTATGTtacaggacattttttttttctgcagacagTTATGCGATGATTTATTTCCCCCCGAGTTACTTCATGTCAGCTAATTTTTTCCCTATGTTGACTATCTCGATCAACAAGATTCTTATCTCCACTGACACACGTCTCAACAGGTTACACAAATAGCAGAATAAGAATCAATCCTGCActaacctgcacacacacacacacacacacacacacacacacacacacacacacacacacacacacacaaaagacaaagagtaaggtattttacctgctttttgtaaagtatctcgagataacacttgttatgagttgacgctatacaaataaaaattgattgattgattgattgattgacacacacacacacacacacacacacacgcacacacacacacacgcacacgcacacgcatgcacgcacacacacacacacacacacacacacacacacacacacacacacacaaacacacactaaacagGAGCCCAGCAGTGGCCTTGAGTATATTTACCATCCTGGATGCACTATCACAGGTAACACTGTCCATGGACTCCAGTCAAGgccatcacatacacacacacacacacacctgacaagCATACAAGTACACGCATGCACATATACTTCACGCATAGCACACATGGATTCCTGTCCTAGAGGATCCCACAGAGATAATGTTGGAGTTTGAAAACTTAACAGAATCACACAGTTTAGTCTGACCCTAAGATTCGGCCATGTCCCAAGTCCCTGTTCTGATAttctcatacacacacgcacacacacacacactcacacacaaacacatatagaTCTTAATATGGAATCCTCCGCCTGTTCAGATCATGTCATTGCTTTGTGGTTTGATTTCCCTAAAAAGGATGAATTTCTCCCCTCACTGGGGCagggaagggaggagggggacactgtGTGATACTAATTGGAAGTACTCAAATTATAACGCGCTACATATCTGTTTAGTCCATTTCTGCTGAAATTTAGTGAACTGATTGTGATCTGGGAGAAAGATTCTATCTTCTTTCACTCCTATTTAAAACGTATTTAAGAATATGATGTGACTATGTTGATGTGGGATAATCAGAGTTATTCCACTgagatacattttaataatattatataCTATATAAACGGATTCATATATTACAATAGTATTGATAAGCAGGACCTGTTGAGTAAAGTGAACTTCAGCTTCTAAGATCCTGAAACACATGCAGATTGATCACAGATTAGAGCTTCATGCTCAGTTACACaacaaatggagaaaaaaactgAGCTTTTGCTGTTCGAGtccagtgatgacatcacacctgttCTGTAAATCCACCCTCCAGCCCTGCCTACAGTTCAAAACAGGTATAAAAGCCCTGCCACACACTGCTGCGttgttcatacacacacacaccagttacACACACAATCTACAACCTATTTACACACACTGTTCTCTGCAGGACTTAGTCcttgtctgagtgtgtttggtCAGTGTGGAGCTTTCCCCTTGGTTGGATCTTCCCCTCATCATCGTCAGCATGATTATCAGCATCGCTCTGATCTGGGCTGTCCTGGTGGGCTTCTGCTGCCTGCTGTGGCTTGCTGTGGGAACACGCCACAGGTAAGACCTCACCTGTACGATGCAAAGTTTAACATAGTGTGGAGAGTGCATGAACAGAAATCTCCTCATGTAGACCTTCAGTTGGTTGCACACAGTTTTACACCCGTCCCTGTGTTTTTCCGGGCGAGCCTCAATAGTGATCCATGAGGCCCCTGATGTAACAATCGCTGTGAGTGACAGACGTATGTGAGCGGTGTGTGCTTGTCAAACAAAGGCCTTTGTAAAGACGATGGAACTAGTTGGGTATGTTGTTGAGTCACATCACTGTGCTGTCATATGTGAAGCTGCTGTTTACTTTACTCGTGTTCAGAATTATACAGTTAAggagtgtatttaaaaaagaaaagaaaaatgtataataCTTCATTAGCTTTAGATTCTTGGACACATTTTGGATGTAAAACATACATCTTTTGAAAGAGGATTCTCATGTTTAAAAGAGCCTCGTGATGACATTCAGGCCGGTATGTacgaacaacaacaataacattgGAAACtggtttgtgatgtttttacacTTAACGCTGTCAGTCGTTGGGAGAGACGACGCACAACTTTAAAACTGTGACACTCAAAGAGGAGCTCTGAATGAGTTTGAATGAATCATCCAAGAAAAGAGGTGCAGCAGGCTGAACATCTTATTtatctctgaaatgttttggaggTATATACCAAGACcatgaactttattgtcatttaagGTCATCCCccagttttctcttctcttcccttATCTCTCTGATTGTCACTTCAAAATAATACATAATTGTTCAGGTAAAACATCATTAACAACATTATTGAATATCATTCAGTGAAGTTAGGTAGCCATAGTTGAACTTTAAGACCTCTTcgaaaaccaatgggtgattTTATACTGAGAATATGTCAATGTTTTATTGCCCCATTCTGACATCCAGCAGTTAGTTTCAACATGTTCTTTCCCTCCATTGTTCACACCCTCAGGCAGCCAGGTGAGCCTGCCGTGGAGAGCGGTTTCATCCCGTACCTGGGGTGTGCTTTGCAGTTCGGGGCCAACCCTCTCCAGTTCCTCCGCAGCCGCCAGAACAAATATGGACACATCTTTACCTGCAAGATCGCCGGCCAGTACATCCACTTCCTGTGTGACCCGTTCTCCTACCACTCGGTCATCAGACAGGGCAGACACCTGGACTGGAGGAAGTTTCACTTCGCCACCTCTGTCAAggtctgtttttaattcatcttttattttttggacTAGGATGTTTGCCCACATTTCATTCTGCATGTGAGTCCTGTGATGGTCCTAAACctgctctttctcctctctgcaggcgTTCGGCCATGACAGCTTCGACCCTCGACACGGTCACACCACGGAGAACCTCCACCAGACTTTCCTGAAGACCCTGCAGGGGGAGGCTCTGCCCTCCCTCATAGAGTCCATGATGGGCCACTTGCAGGACGTCATGCTGAAGTCAGACACACTCAGCCCCAGCAAGGACACCTGGGAGGTGGACGGCATCTTTGCCTTCTGCTACAAGGTCAGTAAACAACTTTAGACCAGTAATATACAAGAGACAAAGGAGTCAGGAAGACGcatgacacacagaaacaaagaggaacTATAGCTCTGACATCTTGCACTGATTCTGCAGATTCTCCACCTTTTGAACCATGTTTCAACAGTCCTGATAGGTGTCCTTGTGTCGTGCAGGTGATGTTTGAGTCTGGATATCTTACCCTGTTCGGTAAAGAGTTTGGTGATGATAAGTGTCAGGCTCGGCAGGAGGCTCAGAAAGCTCTGGTTCTGAACGCTTCGGAGAACTTCAAAGAGTTTGATAAGATCTTCCCAGCGTTAGTGGCCGGTCTGCCCATCCACGTCTTCAAGAGCGCCTACAGTGCCAGAGAGGTCAGTAAGGGTTCAATGCACAtattacagacaaaaaaagagaatctgAGAACACAGTGCCTCGCTGTGAGATTCATATGATGAAATCAACTAAACTGAATGTCCTCTTTTCAAATCTAAAGAACCTGGCAAAGACCATGCATGCTGAAAAcctgtcaaagagagagaacatgtcTGACCTGATCTCTATGAGGATGATTCTCAACGATTCTTTATCCACCTTCAATGATATAAGCAAAGCCAGGACACACGTGGCTCTGCTGTGGGCTTCACAGGCCAACACCTTGCCCGCCACCTTCTGGAGCCTCTTCTACATGATCAGGTGAGTCCGCTTTCTAAACACTGTACAGACTCAGAAGACTGACACAACAATTCAACCCAGCAGGAGGCAGAGAGTTCTGGTCTGTCTGAACAGAAATGTAGAGATTTGTGTTATCTGCATAACACATTAAAGCTCAAGGCGATATAAGTGGTCACCAAGTACTGAGGGGCACTGGCACCAGTGTGACGTTTGAATATAGCCACAAGTAGTCAACCTACGGCCAGACAACCTACAACTTCCAAAGTAACATCTCCCTCTACTCAGTATATTTCAATGCTCACTCTCCCACTCATCcaaccactcactcactcactagtCACAAATGGAATAGAGGAGCGATTACACAGCATTTAGGTGcatgttgaaaaaaacacaactttatgaTCATTCCGGAAAAAAAGACAGGGTAAAATAGTCTCTCACATAATTCCTTTATTACTTGGGGCGGcggtggctcagttggtagagtcggtagTGT
Coding sequences within:
- the LOC132978665 gene encoding cytochrome P450 7A1 produces the protein MIISIALIWAVLVGFCCLLWLAVGTRHRQPGEPAVESGFIPYLGCALQFGANPLQFLRSRQNKYGHIFTCKIAGQYIHFLCDPFSYHSVIRQGRHLDWRKFHFATSVKAFGHDSFDPRHGHTTENLHQTFLKTLQGEALPSLIESMMGHLQDVMLKSDTLSPSKDTWEVDGIFAFCYKVMFESGYLTLFGKEFGDDKCQARQEAQKALVLNASENFKEFDKIFPALVAGLPIHVFKSAYSARENLAKTMHAENLSKRENMSDLISMRMILNDSLSTFNDISKARTHVALLWASQANTLPATFWSLFYMIRSPDAMKAAREEVQKVLEVSGQKVDPSNPTLNLSREQLDNLPVLDSIIKEAMRLSSASMNVRIAKEDFLLHLDNQEAYRIRKDDVIALYPPMLHFDPEIYEDPYEYKFDRFLDEKGQEKTTFYRGGRRLRYFYMPFGSGVTKCPGRFFAVHEIKQFLTLVLSYFEMELLDPATKVPPLDQSRAGLGILQPTYDVDFRYKLKANH